Genomic DNA from Solibacillus sp. FSL R7-0668:
TCTCATTTTCTAAAGCGATTAACTAAACGCAATAAATATCTTTGTAATATTTAAGAAGCCTAATATTGCAAAGATATTTCCATTGGTAATCATATTCCCCTTGACATTATAAAATCGGCTAGTGGTTTGGGTAGCAAATAATGTAGAGTTATTGATCTGTATATAAATAGTACTAGGATCAGTCCAATTAATCTGCATAATTTCTCCATATTTATTTCTTATACTAGCTTCGTAGAAATAACAAGAACTATTACTAAAGAAATGAATACGGTTTTATGAAAGGATAAGTGAAGATATTTGGTTAGTCAATTAAATCTATTTCTTGCATTTGGAGCTGGACTTTTATCTTTTATATCTCCATGTTCACTACCGCTATATCCAGCATTTCTTTCTTATATTACAGGAATCTCCTTTAATGAACTGAAAGAAGAAAAGGGCATATTTAATCGCAAAGCATTATTACATACATTACTTTTTTTATTAGGCTTTTCTATCATCTTTATGGCATTAGGTTTTTCAACTTCTTTTATTGGGACGCTGTTCATTCAGTATCAAGATTTACTTAGACAAGTGGGTGCAATTATTATTGTCATTTTTGGTTTAGTAATTCTCGGAGTCTTCAAATTTGATTTTCTTCAATCGGAAAAAAGGTTTTTATTTAAAAAAAGACCAAAGGGATATTTAGGTACGATCATTATCGGTATGGGGTTTGCTGCAGGTTGGACTCCATGCACTGGACCAATCTTAGCAGGAGTTATTGCTTTAGGAATATCGGATCCAGATAGAGGCATGTGGTATATGTTATTTTATGTACTTGGTTTTTCTATCCCATTTTTAATCATGTCCCTATTTATAGGAAAAATGAAGTTTCTTCAAAAACGTAGCGACCTTTTTATGAAAATAGGTGGCATAATTATGATTATCATGGGAATTTTATTGTATTTTGATTGGATGACAAAAATTATTGCGTTATTAACACCCTTTTTTGGTGGATTCACAGGGTTTTAGAAAGCCAATTGAATTTAAATAAAAATGATCCATTCCAAATGTGGTTATAAGATTTTTGATGCGAGGAGAGTAAAAATAAAAGTGAATAAAATATCTACAAAATTGGCAGTATGCTTCTTTATAGTG
This window encodes:
- a CDS encoding cytochrome c biogenesis CcdA family protein codes for the protein MVSQLNLFLAFGAGLLSFISPCSLPLYPAFLSYITGISFNELKEEKGIFNRKALLHTLLFLLGFSIIFMALGFSTSFIGTLFIQYQDLLRQVGAIIIVIFGLVILGVFKFDFLQSEKRFLFKKRPKGYLGTIIIGMGFAAGWTPCTGPILAGVIALGISDPDRGMWYMLFYVLGFSIPFLIMSLFIGKMKFLQKRSDLFMKIGGIIMIIMGILLYFDWMTKIIALLTPFFGGFTGF